One region of Myxococcus stipitatus genomic DNA includes:
- a CDS encoding efflux RND transporter periplasmic adaptor subunit has product MSKTKKVVITGAAALLLGAGVFYVRGKGEQEAPARSAAVVAVERRDMEVVAESAGLVEPLRVVEVKSKASGEVLRVLFDTGDKVEKDALLAEIDPRDVQNALAQAQADLESARVRLNTTEAQRQRMEALRQSGYVTQQEYEATVDAYATARAAKVRAETNLQLAKERSRDVTIRAPSSGTLLERQIQPGQIIASATSNVSGGSTLFKMADLSVMQVRAKVDETDVGQIKPGLKARVTMEAYPGRTFIGDVVKIEPQALVEQNVTLFPVLVRLENPEGLLRPGMNAEVAIEISRRRNALTVPNSAVVGLRDARAAASAVGVSEETVRAMLRPAGGRGAPQGGDAPSGATDGAPGADKAPPGQGPREGMAGAPGREGTGQMAPAAGAVTPVSVATGAEGAGGGRRGRGGREGGQGPQGDTRPGLVFVQGPKGPEPRRVTLGLSDWESSEVLSGLQDGEQVLLISVAQLQQQQQQRSERMRQAAGGMIPGGGPMRMGGR; this is encoded by the coding sequence GTGAGCAAGACGAAGAAGGTGGTCATCACGGGTGCCGCGGCACTCCTGCTCGGCGCGGGCGTTTTCTACGTCCGGGGAAAGGGTGAGCAGGAGGCGCCGGCGCGCTCCGCGGCGGTGGTGGCGGTGGAGCGCAGGGACATGGAGGTGGTGGCGGAGTCCGCGGGGCTCGTGGAGCCCCTGCGCGTGGTGGAGGTGAAGTCCAAGGCCTCCGGTGAGGTGCTGCGCGTCCTGTTCGACACGGGCGACAAGGTGGAGAAGGACGCCCTCCTGGCGGAGATCGATCCTCGAGACGTGCAGAACGCGCTCGCGCAGGCCCAGGCGGACCTCGAGTCCGCGCGCGTGCGCCTGAACACGACCGAGGCCCAGCGCCAGCGCATGGAGGCGCTGCGCCAGTCCGGCTACGTCACCCAGCAGGAGTACGAGGCGACGGTGGACGCGTACGCCACCGCGCGCGCGGCCAAGGTGCGCGCGGAGACCAACCTCCAGCTGGCCAAGGAGCGCAGCCGCGACGTCACCATCCGCGCGCCCAGCTCCGGCACGCTGCTCGAGCGGCAGATCCAACCGGGGCAGATCATCGCCTCCGCGACGTCGAACGTGTCCGGCGGCAGCACCCTGTTCAAGATGGCGGACCTGTCCGTCATGCAGGTGCGCGCCAAGGTGGACGAGACGGACGTGGGGCAGATCAAGCCGGGCCTCAAGGCGCGCGTGACGATGGAGGCGTACCCGGGCCGGACGTTCATCGGCGACGTGGTGAAGATCGAACCCCAGGCGCTCGTGGAGCAGAACGTCACCCTCTTCCCGGTGCTGGTGCGCCTGGAGAACCCGGAGGGCCTGCTGCGTCCGGGCATGAACGCGGAGGTGGCGATCGAAATCTCCCGCCGGCGCAACGCCCTCACCGTGCCGAACTCCGCGGTGGTGGGCCTGCGCGACGCTCGCGCGGCCGCCTCCGCGGTGGGCGTGAGCGAGGAGACGGTGCGTGCCATGCTCCGTCCGGCGGGCGGACGGGGCGCGCCCCAGGGCGGCGATGCTCCCTCGGGCGCGACCGATGGGGCGCCGGGCGCCGACAAGGCCCCCCCGGGACAGGGGCCGCGCGAGGGCATGGCGGGCGCGCCGGGTCGCGAGGGCACCGGGCAGATGGCTCCCGCTGCTGGCGCGGTGACGCCGGTAAGCGTGGCCACGGGCGCGGAAGGCGCGGGCGGCGGGCGGAGGGGCCGAGGTGGGCGCGAGGGCGGCCAGGGTCCGCAGGGAGACACGCGGCCGGGCCTCGTCTTCGTCCAGGGGCCGAAGGGACCGGAGCCGCGCCGCGTGACGCTGGGCCTGAGCGACTGGGAGAGCTCGGAGGTCCTCAGCGGGCTCCAGGACGGCGAGCAGGTGCTGCTCATCTCGGTGGCGCAGCTCCAGCAGCAGCAACAGCAGCGCTCGGAGCGCATGCGCCAGGCCGCGGGCGGGATGATCCCCGGCGGCGGCCCCATGCGCATGGGCGGACGGTAG
- a CDS encoding TolC family protein: MTAWALGVLGGMVVTGSAWAQEPPTQASEPAATPTQAPANAPPPAADAPIALPPPATEAAAPVSVTLEEAIARALKANPQVAQASGNVTNSEAAERSAVGAYLPNLSASANGSLSSSRRIDPETGVVTSGSNDTYSAGLAASWNVFTGGQRSANRKQTRAQTSAAEAQLVAQRANAVLEVERSFYEVLRAEGLEEVARSRIERAKQNAEAAERRLAVGSATRSDLLRAQLDHTTAREALRTAETQRESAALSLGRLIGEEGPVGARPLPEETPRPIALTPEALLVELEANAPAVLAAAATLKATEAGVSAAKATYLPTVRLSAGYDWFNQDASFTGGSTSWSVRLGLSYPIFDGFLREERVQRARTSERVSQAQLADTRRALRSGAAQALAQIRLAADRIGFSEQAVEVAREDLKVQQERYRLGATTILDLLTSQESLVQAEINLVSSRFDYRIARAELEALAGRPL; encoded by the coding sequence ATGACGGCATGGGCGCTGGGGGTCCTGGGAGGCATGGTGGTGACGGGGAGCGCGTGGGCCCAGGAGCCCCCGACCCAGGCGAGCGAGCCCGCGGCGACGCCCACCCAGGCGCCGGCCAACGCCCCGCCCCCGGCGGCGGATGCCCCCATCGCCTTGCCACCGCCCGCGACCGAGGCCGCGGCGCCGGTGAGCGTCACGCTGGAAGAGGCCATCGCGCGAGCGCTGAAGGCCAATCCCCAGGTGGCGCAGGCGTCGGGCAACGTCACCAATTCGGAGGCCGCGGAGCGCAGCGCGGTGGGCGCCTACCTGCCGAACCTGTCGGCGAGCGCCAATGGCTCGCTGTCCAGCAGCCGGCGCATCGATCCGGAGACGGGCGTCGTCACGTCCGGCTCGAACGACACGTACAGCGCGGGCCTCGCCGCGTCGTGGAACGTCTTCACCGGCGGCCAGCGCAGCGCCAACCGCAAGCAGACCCGGGCGCAGACGAGCGCGGCCGAGGCCCAGTTGGTGGCCCAGCGCGCCAACGCGGTCCTCGAGGTGGAGCGCTCCTTCTACGAGGTGTTGCGCGCGGAGGGACTGGAAGAGGTGGCGCGCTCCCGCATCGAGCGGGCGAAGCAGAACGCGGAGGCCGCGGAGCGGCGGCTCGCGGTGGGTTCGGCGACGCGGTCGGACCTGCTGCGCGCGCAGCTCGACCACACCACCGCGCGCGAGGCCCTGCGCACGGCGGAGACGCAGCGCGAATCGGCCGCGTTGTCGCTGGGGCGCCTCATCGGCGAGGAAGGCCCGGTGGGCGCCCGCCCCCTCCCGGAGGAGACGCCCCGCCCCATCGCGCTCACCCCCGAGGCCCTCCTCGTCGAGTTGGAGGCCAACGCCCCGGCGGTGCTCGCGGCGGCGGCGACGCTGAAGGCCACGGAGGCCGGCGTGAGCGCGGCCAAGGCCACCTACCTGCCGACGGTGCGACTGTCCGCGGGCTATGACTGGTTCAACCAGGACGCGAGCTTCACCGGAGGCTCGACGAGCTGGTCGGTGCGGCTGGGCCTGTCCTATCCCATCTTCGACGGCTTCCTGCGCGAGGAGCGCGTGCAGCGGGCGCGGACGTCGGAGCGGGTGTCCCAGGCGCAGCTGGCGGACACGCGGCGCGCGCTGCGCTCCGGCGCGGCCCAGGCCCTGGCGCAGATCCGCCTGGCGGCGGACCGCATCGGCTTCTCCGAGCAGGCCGTCGAGGTGGCCCGCGAGGACCTCAAGGTGCAGCAGGAGCGCTACCGCCTGGGCGCCACCACCATCCTCGACCTGCTGACGTCGCAGGAGAGCCTGGTGCAGGCGGAGATCAACCTCGTGTCCTCCCGCTTCGACTACCGCATCGCGCGCGCGGAGCTGGAGGCGCTCGCCGGGAGGCCCTTGTGA
- a CDS encoding SDR family oxidoreductase: MDKVIVITGASGGIGAELARQAGARGAKVVLAARRRAELDAAAARSGSEALAVVTDVTRRDEVERLRDAALERFGRIDVWVNNAGRGITRSVAELSDEDLDAMWRDNVNSALYGMQAVLPHFQARGAGQIVNVSSVLGRLPTVPHRSAYSAAKHALNALSACLRQDLRETHPGIRVTVVLPGVVATEFGTNARGGGPDSRKLPGAQSVEEASAVILDAIEHPRDDVYTRESIQEEIVRYYRDVESFERAAAKR, encoded by the coding sequence ATGGACAAGGTCATCGTCATCACCGGAGCGAGTGGTGGAATCGGCGCGGAGCTCGCCCGCCAGGCAGGGGCGCGGGGCGCGAAGGTGGTGCTGGCGGCGCGTCGCCGCGCGGAGCTCGACGCCGCCGCCGCGCGCTCGGGCAGCGAGGCCCTGGCGGTGGTCACGGACGTGACCCGGCGGGACGAGGTGGAGCGGCTGCGCGACGCGGCGCTCGAGCGCTTCGGTCGCATCGACGTCTGGGTGAACAACGCGGGGCGCGGCATCACCCGCTCGGTGGCGGAGCTGTCGGACGAGGACCTGGACGCGATGTGGCGCGACAACGTGAACAGCGCCCTCTATGGCATGCAGGCCGTGCTGCCTCACTTCCAGGCGCGCGGCGCCGGGCAGATCGTCAACGTCTCCAGCGTCCTCGGACGTCTGCCGACCGTGCCCCACCGCTCCGCCTATAGCGCGGCGAAGCACGCCCTCAACGCGCTGAGCGCCTGTCTGCGCCAGGACCTGCGCGAAACGCACCCGGGCATCCGCGTCACCGTGGTGCTCCCTGGCGTCGTCGCCACGGAGTTCGGCACGAACGCGCGGGGTGGGGGACCGGACTCGCGCAAGCTCCCCGGAGCGCAGAGCGTCGAGGAGGCGTCGGCGGTCATCCTCGACGCCATCGAGCACCCTCGCGATGACGTCTATACCCGCGAGTCCATCCAGGAGGAGATCGTGCGCTACTACCGCGACGTGGAGTCCTTCGAGCGCGCGGCCGCGAAGCGTTGA
- a CDS encoding tetratricopeptide repeat protein, translating into MKRLARVGLLFGVLSLGGVVACSEENDAAKQHRVKGTNHLAKKEYKEATAEYALSLQADPKQEKVWEKKAFAHMELGETDKAAEAVLKILEMKTAPADKLETYVTLAGMYMKANDLEAAEKNFNEALKIDPKNEAALGWIAEIYAQRGGARSMAAPIVKDALEKSLGYYDQVIAINPNSPNSYLNKRVVMFRLMEYERQQKEMAESEAKENAKDAAIVAEATARAAEHQKKLDDYQAQAQVMTQKFSEAQKAQKATQAAATK; encoded by the coding sequence ATGAAGCGACTGGCACGAGTCGGCCTGCTGTTCGGAGTTCTCTCGCTGGGCGGCGTCGTGGCGTGTTCCGAGGAGAACGACGCCGCGAAGCAACACCGCGTCAAGGGCACCAACCACCTGGCCAAGAAGGAGTACAAGGAGGCCACCGCCGAGTACGCCCTCTCGCTCCAGGCGGACCCCAAGCAGGAGAAGGTCTGGGAGAAGAAGGCCTTCGCCCACATGGAGCTGGGTGAGACGGACAAGGCCGCCGAGGCGGTGCTGAAGATCCTCGAGATGAAGACCGCTCCGGCGGACAAGCTCGAGACGTACGTCACCCTGGCCGGCATGTACATGAAGGCCAACGACCTCGAGGCGGCCGAGAAGAACTTCAACGAGGCGCTCAAGATCGACCCGAAGAACGAGGCGGCGCTCGGGTGGATCGCGGAGATCTACGCCCAGCGCGGCGGCGCTCGCTCGATGGCCGCCCCCATCGTCAAGGACGCGCTGGAGAAGTCGCTCGGGTATTACGACCAGGTCATCGCCATCAACCCGAACTCCCCCAACTCGTACCTCAACAAGCGCGTCGTGATGTTCCGCCTCATGGAGTACGAGCGCCAGCAGAAGGAGATGGCCGAGTCCGAGGCGAAGGAGAACGCCAAGGACGCCGCCATCGTCGCCGAGGCCACGGCCCGCGCCGCCGAGCACCAGAAGAAGCTGGACGACTACCAGGCGCAGGCCCAGGTCATGACGCAGAAGTTCAGCGAGGCGCAGAAGGCCCAGAAGGCCACCCAGGCCGCCGCCACGAAGTAG
- a CDS encoding ABC transporter permease: MGEIIRVAFDAVLANKLRSLLTMLGIVIGIAAVITMVALGEGAQRSVEQRLKTLGTNILTVRPGQSFSGGLGRGQAAMTIDDAEALRANPKHLRAVSPEIESRFQVELGSSNANLSVVGAWPAYFTINESNLMAGRIFTDAEDKGRRRVVVLGALVGAQIGARDSAALVGESIRIRGIPFEVIGVLAEKGAQGFSNPDESLYIPLSTAQFRVMGSDRIRSIAVQALDEKSMDDAMAEIDTKLRREHRLRPEEQADFNIRDQASLLATVQETTQTFSLLLAGIAAISLLVGGIGIMNIMLVSVTERTREIGLRKALGATGMDILLQFLVESLVLCLAGGTLGLLLGVGGAAILQRVMGWTMVVAPEAIVVAIVFSATVGVFFGIWPARRAASLAPIESLRYE, translated from the coding sequence ATGGGAGAGATCATCCGGGTCGCCTTCGACGCGGTCCTCGCCAACAAGCTGCGCTCGCTGCTCACGATGCTGGGCATCGTCATCGGCATCGCGGCGGTCATCACCATGGTGGCGTTGGGTGAAGGGGCCCAGCGGTCCGTCGAGCAGCGCCTGAAGACGCTCGGCACCAACATCCTGACGGTGCGGCCCGGCCAGTCGTTCTCCGGGGGTCTGGGACGTGGACAGGCGGCGATGACCATCGACGACGCCGAGGCCCTGCGCGCCAACCCGAAGCACCTGCGGGCCGTCTCCCCGGAGATCGAGTCGCGCTTCCAGGTCGAGCTGGGCTCGAGCAACGCGAACCTGTCCGTGGTGGGCGCGTGGCCCGCCTACTTCACCATCAACGAGTCCAACCTCATGGCGGGCCGCATCTTCACGGACGCCGAGGACAAGGGGCGGCGCCGGGTGGTGGTGCTGGGAGCGCTCGTCGGCGCGCAGATCGGCGCGCGGGATTCGGCGGCGCTGGTGGGCGAGTCCATCCGCATCCGGGGCATCCCGTTCGAGGTCATCGGCGTGCTCGCGGAGAAGGGCGCGCAGGGCTTCTCCAACCCGGACGAGAGCCTCTACATCCCGCTGTCCACCGCGCAGTTCCGGGTGATGGGCAGCGACCGCATCCGCTCCATCGCGGTGCAGGCCCTCGACGAGAAGTCCATGGACGACGCGATGGCGGAGATCGACACCAAGCTGCGCCGCGAGCACCGGCTGCGTCCCGAGGAGCAGGCGGACTTCAACATCCGGGACCAGGCGTCGCTGCTGGCCACCGTGCAGGAGACGACGCAGACCTTCTCCCTGCTGCTGGCCGGAATCGCCGCCATCTCCCTGCTGGTGGGCGGCATCGGCATCATGAACATCATGCTGGTGTCGGTGACGGAGCGGACGCGGGAGATCGGCCTGCGCAAGGCGCTCGGCGCAACGGGGATGGACATCCTGCTCCAGTTCCTCGTCGAGTCCCTGGTGCTGTGCCTCGCGGGCGGGACGCTGGGCTTGCTGCTGGGCGTGGGCGGCGCGGCCATCCTCCAGCGCGTCATGGGCTGGACGATGGTGGTGGCGCCCGAGGCCATCGTGGTGGCCATCGTCTTCTCCGCCACGGTGGGCGTGTTCTTCGGCATCTGGCCGGCGCGCCGCGCGGCGAGCCTGGCCCCCATCGAGTCGCTCCGCTACGAATGA
- a CDS encoding sensor histidine kinase — MEWGETPRRVSAMSGGARWRPLGPWMPWVAAALMCAVLLAAAFIIRRSALESSTLVVRGMSTVMMNAGLEAFREGTGVPSQQQLDAFLEAHREGGLRYVAIFEDGRVMASAGVGSVGEYQEGLVMRIEGGRGRVIHRLRKPKPVEAVAAVNGTPPAVDAGAAPADGRRNLRIGYEFEPVTASELKERSQGMLVVAVVSCVGILALAFAFSRSLAQREALALELERGRRLAALGTMSAVLAHELRNPLASLKGHSQLLAERVEGDEVLRPKADRIVNEAVRLEQLTNDLLAFVRSGELRRTGTDPNEVLRAAVEATGEARVEAHYLPGRERWELDAGRFQQALENVLRNAVQVSPEGRRVEVDAVREGSSLVFIVKDHGPGIPRGDEERIFEPFVTGRLRGVGLGLAITRRIVELHGGSISARTRAEGGAEFRLIVPARGG, encoded by the coding sequence ATGGAGTGGGGAGAGACTCCTCGGAGGGTGTCGGCGATGAGCGGCGGGGCGCGCTGGAGGCCGCTCGGTCCGTGGATGCCGTGGGTGGCGGCGGCGTTGATGTGCGCCGTGCTGCTGGCCGCGGCCTTCATCATTCGCAGGTCCGCCCTGGAGTCGTCCACCCTGGTGGTCCGGGGCATGTCCACGGTGATGATGAACGCCGGACTGGAGGCCTTCCGGGAGGGCACGGGCGTGCCGAGCCAGCAGCAGCTCGACGCCTTCCTGGAGGCCCACCGCGAGGGCGGGCTGCGCTACGTGGCCATCTTCGAGGACGGCCGGGTCATGGCGTCGGCGGGCGTGGGGTCGGTGGGCGAGTACCAGGAAGGGCTGGTGATGCGCATCGAGGGCGGGCGCGGCCGGGTCATCCACCGGTTGCGCAAGCCGAAGCCGGTGGAGGCCGTGGCGGCGGTGAACGGGACGCCTCCGGCCGTGGACGCGGGCGCCGCGCCAGCCGACGGGCGGCGCAACCTGCGCATCGGCTACGAGTTCGAGCCCGTCACCGCGTCTGAGTTGAAGGAGCGCTCGCAGGGCATGCTGGTGGTGGCGGTGGTGTCGTGCGTGGGCATCCTGGCGCTGGCGTTCGCCTTCTCGCGGTCGCTGGCGCAGCGCGAGGCGTTGGCGCTGGAGTTGGAGCGGGGGCGCAGGCTGGCGGCGCTGGGCACGATGTCGGCGGTGCTCGCGCACGAGCTGCGCAACCCGCTGGCCTCGCTCAAGGGACACTCGCAGCTGCTGGCCGAGCGCGTGGAGGGCGACGAGGTGCTGCGGCCGAAGGCGGACCGCATCGTCAACGAGGCGGTGCGGCTGGAGCAGCTGACGAACGACCTGCTCGCCTTCGTGCGCAGCGGCGAGCTGCGGCGCACGGGCACCGACCCCAACGAGGTGCTGCGCGCGGCGGTGGAGGCCACGGGCGAGGCGCGCGTGGAGGCGCACTACCTGCCGGGGCGCGAGCGCTGGGAGCTGGACGCGGGGCGGTTCCAGCAGGCGCTGGAGAACGTGCTGCGCAACGCGGTGCAGGTCAGCCCGGAGGGCCGGCGCGTGGAGGTGGACGCGGTGCGCGAGGGCTCGTCGCTGGTGTTCATCGTCAAGGACCACGGGCCGGGAATCCCCCGGGGCGACGAGGAGCGCATCTTCGAGCCCTTCGTCACGGGGCGGCTGAGGGGCGTGGGGCTGGGGCTGGCCATCACCCGGCGCATCGTCGAGCTGCACGGCGGCTCCATCAGCGCGAGGACGCGCGCGGAAGGTGGCGCGGAGTTCCGGCTCATCGTGCCCGCGAGGGGAGGCTGA
- a CDS encoding ABC transporter ATP-binding protein — MSTPTQTQEQTAAQTPRDIADVVIRVEGLRKDYKMGSEVVRALRGVDLTIRRNEYVAVMGPSGSGKSTFMNLIGCLDVPSGGQYWLNGQPVAGMSEDALARIRNRELGFVFQSFNLLPRASALDNVALPLVYARVPKKVRRERAAAMLERVGLGSRKDHKPNELSGGQRQRVAIARALVTQPALLLADEPTGALDSRTGEEIMALFGELHAQGQTLMLVTHESDIAAFAQRVLFLKDGVIERDELKRN, encoded by the coding sequence GTGAGCACGCCCACGCAGACGCAGGAGCAGACCGCCGCCCAGACCCCGCGCGACATCGCGGACGTGGTCATCCGGGTGGAGGGACTGCGCAAGGACTACAAGATGGGCTCCGAGGTGGTGCGCGCGCTGCGAGGCGTGGACCTCACCATCCGCCGCAACGAATACGTGGCGGTGATGGGACCGTCGGGTTCGGGCAAGTCCACCTTCATGAATCTCATCGGCTGCCTCGACGTCCCCAGCGGCGGGCAGTACTGGCTCAACGGGCAGCCGGTGGCCGGCATGTCGGAGGACGCGCTCGCGCGCATCCGCAATCGGGAGCTGGGCTTCGTGTTCCAGAGCTTCAACCTGCTTCCCCGGGCGTCGGCGCTCGACAACGTGGCGCTCCCGCTGGTGTACGCGCGGGTGCCGAAGAAGGTCCGGCGCGAGCGCGCGGCGGCGATGCTGGAGCGCGTGGGCCTGGGGTCCCGCAAGGACCACAAGCCCAACGAGCTGTCGGGCGGTCAGCGCCAGCGCGTGGCCATCGCCCGCGCGCTGGTGACCCAACCCGCGCTGCTGCTGGCGGACGAGCCCACGGGCGCGCTCGACAGCCGCACGGGCGAGGAGATCATGGCCCTCTTCGGCGAGCTGCACGCCCAGGGGCAGACGTTGATGCTCGTCACGCACGAGTCGGACATCGCCGCGTTCGCGCAGCGGGTGCTGTTCCTGAAGGACGGCGTCATCGAGCGGGACGAGCTGAAGCGGAATTGA
- a CDS encoding metallophosphoesterase, whose amino-acid sequence MPLRLFSFSMFIGLGAVLGHVYLYRRLVRPLVRARAARLVAMLLLGAMTVLLGFRRTLLDAIPGAFEGMVTVAMYTWMGTALCLVIVLGALDLVRGGLALTRLARRRARPPLPSPAPEARVSQPAEAPVDEERRRFLGRALAGGAALAGSGLATYGNWRAFAPPVVTELAVRIPKLPRSLDGLTIVQLTDIHVGHFIQRRFMDELVRQTNALRPDLVAITGDLVDGDVPTLGNSVAALRALRSRFGSFFVTGNHDYYSGDEEWTAFLQTLDIQVLRNRHVRIGDAGGSFDLVGVDDWSGWRRRGTKGYDLDLALAGREPERASVLLAHQPANFKVAAERGVDLQISGHTHGGQLLPMTLLIGLAWEHSAGLYRQGDSHIYVSRGCGFWGPPMRVGSPPELVKLVLTT is encoded by the coding sequence ATGCCGTTGCGACTCTTCTCCTTCTCGATGTTCATCGGGCTCGGCGCCGTGCTGGGCCATGTGTACCTGTATCGCCGCCTCGTTCGTCCGCTCGTCCGGGCGCGCGCGGCCCGCCTCGTCGCCATGCTCCTGCTCGGCGCGATGACGGTGTTGCTCGGGTTCAGGCGCACGCTGCTGGACGCGATCCCCGGCGCCTTCGAGGGGATGGTCACCGTCGCCATGTACACGTGGATGGGCACGGCGCTGTGTCTGGTCATCGTGCTCGGGGCCCTGGACCTGGTGCGCGGGGGACTGGCGTTGACGCGGCTGGCGCGACGCCGGGCTCGGCCTCCGCTCCCCTCGCCAGCTCCGGAGGCGAGGGTGTCACAGCCCGCCGAAGCGCCCGTCGACGAGGAGCGGCGCAGGTTCCTGGGACGGGCGCTGGCGGGAGGCGCGGCGCTCGCGGGGAGCGGGCTTGCGACCTATGGGAACTGGCGGGCCTTCGCGCCCCCCGTCGTGACGGAGCTCGCGGTCCGCATCCCCAAGCTGCCCAGGTCCCTGGACGGCCTCACCATCGTCCAGCTCACCGACATCCACGTCGGCCACTTCATCCAGCGCCGCTTCATGGACGAGTTGGTGCGGCAGACGAACGCGCTGCGCCCGGACCTCGTGGCCATCACCGGCGACCTGGTGGATGGCGATGTCCCCACGCTCGGCAACTCCGTCGCGGCGCTCCGGGCGCTGCGCTCCCGCTTCGGGAGCTTCTTCGTCACGGGCAATCACGACTACTACTCCGGCGACGAGGAGTGGACGGCGTTCCTCCAGACGCTCGACATCCAGGTGCTGCGCAACCGTCACGTCCGCATCGGCGACGCGGGAGGTTCGTTCGACCTCGTCGGCGTGGACGACTGGAGCGGCTGGCGGCGGCGCGGGACGAAGGGCTACGACCTCGACCTCGCGCTCGCGGGGCGGGAGCCGGAGCGCGCGTCCGTGCTGCTCGCGCACCAACCCGCGAACTTCAAGGTCGCGGCGGAGCGTGGCGTGGACCTCCAGATCTCCGGACACACGCACGGCGGACAGCTGTTGCCGATGACGCTCCTCATCGGCCTGGCCTGGGAGCACTCGGCGGGTCTCTATCGCCAGGGTGATTCGCACATCTACGTGAGCCGGGGCTGCGGGTTCTGGGGACCGCCCATGCGCGTGGGCAGCCCCCCGGAGCTCGTCAAGCTGGTGCTCACGACGTGA
- a CDS encoding alkaline phosphatase D family protein, producing the protein MPRVMSVLTRRTVLQGLAVTAAAGCAANRSRVAPRPGPELPLGAQLGDVRAGAATVWGKADRDARLVVEWSEDPRWRRAVTRVQGPRLTAGSDFTGVVDLKGLPSGREVHVRVLAEEGGRAGEAWQGRFLTAPEATRDICFAWSADVCGQGWGINREWGGYRGYAALRALRPDFFLHVGDAIYADNPLSPEVVLPDGRVWRNLVTPAKSKVAETLDEFRGNFAYNFLDESLRAFAREVPISYQWDDHEVHNNWYPGRSLAADPRYTQVSDEGELGARARRAFFEYSPVGGAARAEGRIHRKLSYGPRLDVFIPDVRAFRAPNGRNLQQRPGPETAFLGRAQLEGLKDALAASTATWKVIATSMPLGLVIPDAKLPDGFPAMEGWANGDGGAPLGRELELAELLSFLKARGVRNVLFLTADVHYPAVHHYHPERARFRDFDPFWEFVAGPLNAGTFGPSPLDDTFGPEVRWHRPTTVVNAAPWEGQQYYGSVRIQGASGRLTVAIHDLTGQALHQVELEPQA; encoded by the coding sequence GTGCCCCGCGTCATGAGCGTCCTCACCCGTCGAACCGTGCTCCAGGGCCTCGCCGTCACCGCCGCGGCGGGCTGTGCCGCGAACCGCTCCCGCGTCGCCCCCCGTCCGGGGCCGGAGCTCCCCCTGGGCGCCCAGCTCGGCGACGTCCGCGCCGGGGCCGCCACCGTCTGGGGCAAGGCGGACCGGGACGCCCGTCTGGTGGTGGAGTGGAGCGAGGACCCCCGGTGGCGCCGGGCCGTCACGCGTGTCCAGGGGCCGCGGCTCACCGCCGGGTCGGACTTCACGGGCGTGGTCGACCTCAAGGGCCTGCCTTCGGGGCGCGAGGTCCACGTGCGCGTCCTCGCGGAAGAGGGCGGACGGGCGGGCGAGGCGTGGCAGGGCCGGTTCCTCACCGCGCCGGAGGCGACGCGCGACATCTGCTTCGCGTGGAGCGCGGACGTGTGTGGCCAGGGCTGGGGCATCAACCGCGAGTGGGGTGGCTACCGCGGCTACGCGGCCCTGCGCGCGCTGCGCCCCGACTTCTTCCTGCACGTCGGTGACGCCATCTACGCGGACAACCCGCTGTCTCCCGAAGTGGTGCTGCCGGATGGTCGCGTGTGGCGCAACCTGGTGACGCCCGCCAAGTCAAAGGTGGCGGAGACGCTGGACGAGTTCCGCGGCAACTTCGCGTACAACTTCCTCGACGAGTCACTGCGGGCCTTCGCGCGCGAGGTGCCCATCTCGTACCAGTGGGACGACCACGAGGTCCACAACAACTGGTACCCCGGGCGCAGCCTCGCGGCGGACCCGCGCTACACGCAGGTGTCGGACGAGGGGGAGCTCGGCGCGAGGGCGCGACGGGCCTTCTTCGAATACTCCCCCGTGGGAGGCGCCGCGCGCGCCGAGGGGCGCATCCACCGCAAGCTCTCCTATGGCCCGCGGCTCGACGTCTTCATCCCCGACGTGCGCGCGTTCCGTGCGCCCAACGGACGCAACCTCCAGCAGCGGCCGGGGCCGGAGACGGCCTTCCTGGGACGCGCGCAGCTCGAAGGCCTGAAGGATGCGCTCGCCGCGTCCACCGCGACGTGGAAGGTGATCGCCACCAGCATGCCGCTGGGGCTCGTCATCCCCGACGCGAAGCTGCCGGATGGGTTCCCGGCGATGGAGGGCTGGGCCAACGGCGACGGGGGCGCGCCCCTGGGGCGTGAGCTGGAGCTGGCCGAGCTGCTGTCCTTCCTCAAGGCGCGCGGCGTGCGCAACGTGCTGTTCCTCACCGCGGACGTCCATTACCCCGCCGTGCACCACTACCACCCCGAGCGCGCGCGCTTCCGCGACTTCGACCCGTTCTGGGAGTTCGTCGCGGGGCCGCTGAACGCGGGCACGTTCGGCCCCAGCCCCCTCGACGACACCTTCGGCCCCGAGGTCCGCTGGCACCGCCCCACCACCGTGGTGAACGCCGCGCCCTGGGAAGGGCAGCAGTACTACGGCAGCGTGCGCATCCAAGGGGCGTCGGGCCGGCTCACCGTGGCCATCCACGACCTCACGGGCCAGGCGCTGCACCAGGTGGAGCTGGAGCCCCAGGCATGA